A stretch of the Bradyrhizobium arachidis genome encodes the following:
- a CDS encoding YkgJ family cysteine cluster protein, protein MDHNATTDLSTLCQGCGACCAYSANWPRFSIESDEELEKIPVAFVNERQSGMRCDGDRCSALQGKIGDSTSCGIYTVRPEVCRTCMPGDAECAMARRKFGLPVI, encoded by the coding sequence ATGGATCACAACGCCACGACCGATCTCTCGACGCTCTGCCAGGGCTGCGGAGCCTGCTGCGCCTATTCGGCGAACTGGCCGCGTTTTTCGATCGAGAGCGACGAGGAGCTGGAAAAAATCCCGGTAGCCTTCGTCAACGAACGGCAATCCGGCATGCGCTGCGATGGTGACCGCTGCTCGGCCCTGCAAGGCAAGATCGGTGATTCGACGTCGTGCGGCATCTACACGGTCCGGCCCGAGGTGTGCCGCACCTGCATGCCGGGCGACGCGGAATGCGCGATGGCGCGGCGGAAGTTTGGACTGCCTGTAATCTAA
- a CDS encoding YafY family protein, producing the protein MRRADRLFQIIQVLRRSRKPLTADAIAAELETSKRTVYRDIATLIGQRVPIRGEAGMGYILEKGFDLPPLMLTPDEIEAAVLGAQWVAGHADTALARAAEDLMAKIADTVPERLRPFVLEPASRARPSWNREPDRMDMVRTRTQIHEGKKITLRYRDEQGRDSQRTIWPIAVGYLEAVRLLAAWCELRSDFRSFRTDRVVDATYLDEKYPERRDVLRAKWRQSLVWGPPKDT; encoded by the coding sequence ATGAGACGCGCCGACCGGCTGTTTCAGATCATCCAGGTGCTACGACGCAGCCGTAAGCCTTTGACCGCGGACGCGATCGCGGCCGAGCTCGAGACGTCCAAGCGCACCGTCTATCGCGATATCGCCACGCTGATCGGCCAGCGCGTGCCGATCCGCGGCGAAGCCGGCATGGGCTACATCCTGGAAAAGGGTTTTGACCTGCCGCCCTTGATGCTGACGCCCGACGAGATCGAGGCCGCGGTGCTCGGCGCGCAATGGGTCGCAGGCCACGCCGATACGGCGCTGGCGCGTGCCGCGGAAGATTTGATGGCCAAGATCGCGGACACCGTGCCGGAGCGGTTGCGCCCGTTTGTGCTGGAGCCTGCCAGCCGCGCGCGGCCGAGCTGGAACAGGGAGCCCGACCGCATGGACATGGTGCGCACGCGCACGCAGATCCATGAGGGCAAGAAGATCACGCTGCGCTATCGCGACGAGCAGGGCCGTGACAGCCAGCGCACGATCTGGCCGATCGCGGTTGGCTATCTCGAAGCGGTGCGCCTGCTCGCGGCCTGGTGCGAGCTGCGCAGCGATTTCCGCAGCTTCCGCACCGATCGCGTCGTCGATGCCACCTATCTCGACGAGAAATATCCTGAAAGGCGCGACGTGCTGCGCGCAAAGTGGCGCCAGAGCCTGGTCTGGGGTCCGCCGAAGGACACGTGA
- a CDS encoding glutathione S-transferase family protein: MITLYGFGTGFGLPEISPFVTKTEVQLKMAGLPYRKERAMPPASPKGQLPFIDDDGEAVADSTFIRAHIERRYGFDFDAGLSLAERAQAWAFERMIEHHVYWGLVGARWVDPVNFAKGPSHFFDGAPEHSREKLREDAQFRVAENYLLSGLGRHGPDDDVELAVRSLFALSVQLGNKSYLMGEKPAGVDATAFGALAGILTPFFESKLRERAEEFANLTAYVDRMMGEYYPEFAWTKLRQAA; encoded by the coding sequence ATGATCACGCTTTATGGCTTCGGCACCGGGTTTGGCTTGCCGGAAATCAGCCCCTTCGTCACCAAGACGGAGGTGCAGTTGAAGATGGCAGGACTGCCCTATCGCAAGGAGCGAGCGATGCCCCCCGCCTCGCCGAAGGGGCAGCTGCCGTTCATCGACGATGACGGGGAGGCTGTCGCCGACTCCACCTTCATCCGCGCCCATATCGAGCGCCGCTACGGTTTCGATTTCGACGCCGGCCTGTCGCTGGCCGAGCGCGCGCAGGCATGGGCTTTCGAGCGCATGATCGAGCATCACGTCTATTGGGGCCTGGTCGGCGCGCGCTGGGTCGATCCCGTCAATTTCGCGAAGGGCCCGTCGCACTTCTTCGACGGCGCGCCGGAGCACAGCCGCGAGAAGCTGCGCGAGGATGCGCAATTCCGCGTCGCCGAAAATTATCTCCTCAGCGGTCTCGGCCGCCACGGACCAGATGACGACGTCGAGCTCGCGGTGCGCTCGCTGTTCGCGCTGTCGGTCCAGCTCGGCAACAAATCCTACCTGATGGGTGAAAAACCCGCCGGTGTCGATGCCACCGCCTTCGGCGCGCTCGCAGGGATACTGACCCCGTTTTTCGAATCGAAGCTGCGCGAACGCGCCGAGGAGTTCGCCAACCTCACGGCCTATGTCGACCGCATGATGGGCGAGTACTATCCGGAATTCGCCTGGACCAAGCTGCGGCAGGCGGCCTGA
- a CDS encoding ABC transporter substrate-binding protein gives MKRFYLTAAIAAASLALPALSALSQTAEVTIGITTTTTGPGAALGIPERNALEFVPKEIGGVPLKVIVLDDGGDPTTATTNARRFVTESKADIIMGSALTPPTIAVSNVANEAGIPHFGLAPFPITPERMKWSVAMPQPIPIVGKVLYDHMKSKGIKTLGYIGYSDSYGDLWFNDLKAQAVPMGMTIVDEERFARPDTSVTGQVLKLVAANPDAILVGASGTAAALPQTELRERGYQGLIYQTHGAASMDFIRIAGKAAEGVLMASGPVMDPEDQPDEAATKKPGLALNTAYEAKYGPNSRSQFAGHSYDAFEILKRIIPTALKTAKPGTPEFREAIRQALLSEKELAASQGVYNFTEKDRYGLDERSRILLTVKDGKYKLVR, from the coding sequence ATGAAACGGTTTTATCTGACGGCCGCGATCGCGGCGGCTTCGCTCGCGCTGCCGGCGCTGTCCGCGCTTAGCCAGACCGCCGAGGTCACCATCGGCATCACCACCACCACGACCGGCCCGGGTGCCGCGCTCGGCATTCCCGAGCGCAACGCGCTGGAATTCGTGCCGAAGGAAATCGGCGGCGTGCCGCTGAAGGTGATCGTGCTCGATGACGGCGGCGACCCGACCACCGCGACCACCAATGCGCGGCGCTTCGTCACCGAATCCAAGGCCGACATCATCATGGGCTCGGCGCTGACGCCGCCGACGATCGCGGTGTCGAACGTCGCCAACGAAGCCGGCATTCCGCACTTCGGTCTGGCGCCCTTCCCGATCACACCGGAACGCATGAAGTGGTCGGTGGCGATGCCGCAGCCGATTCCGATCGTCGGCAAGGTGCTGTACGATCACATGAAGTCGAAGGGCATCAAGACCCTTGGCTATATCGGCTACTCCGACTCCTATGGCGACCTCTGGTTCAACGATTTGAAGGCGCAGGCCGTGCCGATGGGCATGACCATCGTCGACGAGGAGCGCTTCGCGCGTCCCGACACCTCGGTGACCGGACAGGTGCTAAAACTCGTCGCTGCCAATCCCGACGCGATTCTGGTCGGCGCCTCCGGCACCGCGGCGGCGCTGCCGCAGACCGAGCTGCGCGAGCGCGGCTATCAGGGCCTGATCTACCAGACCCACGGCGCGGCCAGCATGGACTTCATCCGCATCGCGGGGAAGGCTGCCGAAGGCGTGCTGATGGCGTCGGGTCCGGTGATGGATCCGGAAGACCAGCCGGACGAAGCGGCGACCAAGAAGCCCGGCCTTGCGCTCAATACGGCCTATGAAGCCAAGTACGGCCCGAACAGCCGCAGCCAGTTCGCCGGCCATTCCTACGACGCCTTCGAGATCCTGAAGCGCATCATTCCGACGGCGCTGAAGACGGCAAAGCCCGGCACGCCGGAATTCCGCGAAGCGATCCGCCAGGCCCTGCTCAGCGAAAAGGAATTGGCGGCGAGCCAGGGCGTCTACAACTTCACCGAAAAGGATCGCTACGGGCTCGATGAGCGCTCGCGCATCCTGCTGACGGTGAAGGACGGCAAGTACAAGCTCGTCAGGTAA
- a CDS encoding thioesterase family protein, whose amino-acid sequence MFVHRRDVQIQWGDCDPANIVYYPRYFAMFDDSTSTLFEVAGFSKQDLVKKYGLVGIPMVDTRAKFYIPSTYGDWITIETKIESIKRSSFEVKHNVYKGEALAIEGFETRVLVGRDPVNPDKLKSAPFPAEMVAKFIGN is encoded by the coding sequence ATGTTCGTTCACAGGCGCGACGTCCAGATCCAGTGGGGCGACTGCGACCCCGCCAACATCGTCTATTACCCACGCTATTTCGCGATGTTCGACGATTCGACGTCGACACTGTTCGAGGTGGCCGGGTTCTCCAAGCAGGACCTGGTCAAGAAGTACGGGCTGGTCGGCATCCCCATGGTCGACACGCGGGCAAAATTCTACATCCCTTCGACCTATGGCGACTGGATCACCATCGAAACGAAGATCGAGAGCATCAAGCGCTCGAGCTTCGAGGTGAAGCACAACGTCTACAAGGGCGAGGCGCTGGCGATCGAGGGCTTCGAGACCCGCGTGCTGGTCGGCCGCGATCCCGTTAACCCCGACAAATTGAAATCGGCACCGTTTCCTGCGGAAATGGTAGCCAAATTCATAGGCAATTAG
- a CDS encoding SDR family NAD(P)-dependent oxidoreductase — protein sequence MLLKDQAAIVTGGASGLGAATARRLAAQGAKVAVCDLNAKLAETVAAEIKGVAVACDVSDAASAEAAVAAAAKAHGPARVLVNCAGIGVAKRVVGRDGPMALGDFDKVIKVNLIGTFNMLRLAATEMSKLEPQASGERGVIINTASVAAYDGQIGQSAYSASKGGIVGMTLPIARELAQFGVRVLTIAPGLFLTPLLANLPQEAQDSLAAAIPFPRRLGDANEFAALALHMVENAYLNGEVVRLDGSLRMAPK from the coding sequence ATGTTGTTGAAGGATCAGGCAGCCATCGTCACCGGCGGCGCATCGGGACTGGGCGCGGCGACCGCGCGCAGGCTGGCAGCGCAAGGCGCCAAGGTCGCGGTGTGCGACCTCAATGCAAAACTCGCGGAAACCGTCGCCGCCGAGATCAAGGGCGTCGCCGTGGCTTGCGACGTGTCCGATGCCGCGTCGGCCGAGGCCGCCGTTGCGGCTGCCGCAAAGGCTCACGGCCCGGCCCGCGTGCTGGTCAACTGCGCCGGCATCGGCGTTGCCAAGCGTGTCGTCGGCCGCGACGGTCCGATGGCGCTCGGCGATTTCGACAAGGTGATCAAGGTCAATCTGATCGGCACCTTCAACATGCTGCGACTGGCCGCGACCGAGATGTCGAAGCTCGAGCCGCAAGCAAGCGGCGAGCGCGGCGTCATCATCAACACCGCCTCCGTCGCAGCCTATGACGGCCAGATCGGCCAGTCGGCCTATTCGGCCTCCAAGGGCGGCATCGTCGGCATGACGCTGCCGATCGCGCGCGAGCTCGCGCAGTTCGGCGTCCGCGTCCTCACCATCGCGCCCGGCCTGTTCCTGACGCCGCTGCTCGCCAATTTGCCGCAGGAAGCGCAGGATTCGCTTGCCGCCGCGATCCCCTTCCCGCGCCGGCTCGGCGATGCCAATGAGTTCGCAGCCCTGGCGCTGCACATGGTCGAGAACGCGTATCTGAACGGCGAAGTGGTCCGGCTCGACGGCTCGCTGCGCATGGCGCCGAAGTAA
- a CDS encoding feruloyl-CoA synthase, whose protein sequence is MSAQSSASASDRGASTAPLRPISFGTPAVNVERRDDGTIYLRPKQPIGDYPVRLTDRLHHWAATTPDRVFMAEREGGRGWRKITYAELLASSRHIASGLIQRGLSAERPVVILSGNSIDHALLAFGAFYAGVPFCPVSPAYSLVSKDYGKLAYLMNLLTPGLVFAEDADKFSDALAANVSLGTEIAASYGTVAGRDVTLLADLMATPIHPALDDVHGKIGPDTIAKFLLTSGSTGNPKAVINTQRMICANQVMLRETLAFLKDEPPVIIDWLPWNHTFGGNHNIGLTLYNGGSMYLDAGKPVPGGIEETVRNLQEISPTVYFNVPKGYESLLPYLRDDQGLRAKFFDRLHAMFFSGAALSPFVWNSLDELAVKEKGYRVPMLTGLGATETAPFFMSVNPHTSRSGHVGLPVSGNDAKLVPNNGKMEVRAKGPNVMPGYWRQPEITAKSFDEEGFYKLGDALKPADPDDFNAGFDFDGRVSEDFKLASGTWVSVGPLRARFVAACAPLVRDVVIAGINRDEISALVLLDLDGCRLVNPTLPADDLVVTARDRLIREAFRERLTSFLGTATGSSTRITRAILLDAPLSIDKGEVTDKGSINQRAVLEHRAALIDELYAANPSDRVITVG, encoded by the coding sequence CCGCCTGCATCACTGGGCGGCGACCACGCCGGACCGCGTCTTCATGGCCGAGCGCGAAGGCGGCCGCGGCTGGCGCAAGATCACCTATGCCGAGCTGCTCGCCTCCTCCAGGCACATCGCCTCCGGCCTGATCCAGCGCGGGCTCTCCGCAGAGCGGCCCGTCGTCATCCTCTCCGGCAATTCGATCGACCACGCGTTGCTCGCCTTCGGCGCGTTCTACGCCGGCGTGCCGTTCTGCCCGGTCTCGCCGGCCTATTCGCTGGTCTCGAAGGACTACGGCAAGCTCGCCTATCTTATGAATCTGTTGACGCCCGGCCTCGTCTTCGCCGAGGACGCCGACAAGTTTTCCGACGCGCTCGCCGCCAACGTCTCACTCGGCACCGAGATCGCCGCGTCCTACGGTACGGTGGCGGGACGTGACGTCACGCTGCTCGCCGATCTCATGGCGACGCCGATCCATCCCGCGCTCGACGACGTCCACGGCAAGATCGGCCCGGACACGATCGCCAAATTCCTGCTGACGTCGGGCTCGACCGGAAACCCAAAAGCCGTCATCAACACCCAGCGCATGATCTGCGCCAACCAGGTGATGCTGCGCGAGACGCTGGCCTTCCTGAAGGACGAGCCGCCCGTCATCATCGACTGGCTGCCCTGGAATCACACTTTTGGCGGCAACCACAATATCGGCCTGACGCTCTACAACGGCGGCTCGATGTATCTCGACGCCGGCAAGCCGGTGCCGGGTGGCATCGAGGAGACGGTGCGCAATCTCCAGGAGATTTCGCCGACCGTCTACTTCAACGTCCCCAAGGGCTACGAGTCGCTGCTGCCGTACTTGCGCGACGACCAGGGCCTGCGCGCAAAATTCTTCGACCGGCTGCACGCGATGTTCTTCTCGGGCGCGGCGCTGTCGCCCTTCGTCTGGAACAGCCTCGACGAGCTCGCGGTGAAAGAGAAAGGCTACCGCGTGCCGATGCTGACGGGTCTCGGAGCCACCGAGACCGCGCCATTCTTCATGTCGGTCAATCCGCACACCAGCCGCTCCGGACATGTCGGACTTCCGGTGTCGGGCAACGACGCAAAACTCGTTCCGAACAACGGCAAGATGGAAGTGCGCGCCAAGGGGCCGAACGTCATGCCCGGCTACTGGCGGCAGCCCGAGATCACCGCAAAGTCGTTCGATGAGGAAGGTTTTTACAAGCTCGGCGATGCGCTCAAGCCTGCCGATCCCGATGATTTCAACGCCGGCTTCGATTTCGACGGCCGCGTCAGCGAGGATTTCAAGCTCGCCAGCGGCACCTGGGTCAGCGTCGGCCCCCTGCGTGCGCGCTTCGTCGCGGCCTGCGCGCCGCTGGTGCGCGACGTCGTGATCGCCGGCATCAACCGCGATGAGATCTCCGCGCTCGTCCTGCTCGATCTCGACGGCTGCCGCCTGGTCAACCCGACGCTGCCGGCCGACGACCTCGTCGTCACCGCCCGCGACCGGCTGATCCGCGAAGCCTTCCGCGAACGCCTTACCAGCTTCCTCGGCACCGCGACCGGTTCATCCACGCGGATCACGCGCGCGATCCTGCTGGATGCACCGCTCTCGATCGACAAGGGCGAAGTCACCGACAAGGGCTCGATCAATCAGCGCGCCGTGCTCGAACATCGCGCCGCCTTGATCGACGAGCTCTATGCTGCAAACCCATCGGACCGCGTGATAACGGTCGGCTAA